A single region of the Chionomys nivalis chromosome 5, mChiNiv1.1, whole genome shotgun sequence genome encodes:
- the Hlx gene encoding H2.0-like homeobox protein gives MFAAGLAPFYASNFSLWSAAYCSSAGGPGGCSFPLDPAAVKKPSFCIADILHAGVGEPGPAAEGLVGASAALTAHLGSVHPHASFQAAARSPLRPTPVVAPSEVPTGFPQRLSPLSAAYHQHLPQQQPTQQQQSQPQPPPPPRAGSLQPPASGTRVVPHHSGSAPAPSSKDLKFGIDRILSAEFDPKVKEGNTLRDLTSLLTGGRPAGVHLAGLQPSAGQFFASLDPINEASAILSPLSSNPRNSVQHQFQDTFPGPYAVLTKDTMPQTYKRKRSWSRAVFSNLQRKGLEKRFEIQKYVTKPDRKQLAAMLGLTDAQVKVWFQNRRMKWRHSKEAQAQKDKDKEVNEKLSGGAPAEGELEERSPSRSEGEAESESSDSESLDMAPSDTERTEGTERSLHQTTVIKASAAGALLTTSSSASGGSFSFSSVGSLGSNNTGVGSANSLGGSSSELLPAHQPSVTSNPQSPEPAQAPLAGL, from the exons ATGTTCGCGGCCGGCCTGGCTCCCTTCTACGCTTCCAACTTTAGTCTTTGGTCAGCCGCGTACTGTTCCTCTGCGGGCGGCCCGGGCGGCTGCTCCTTCCCCTTGGACCCGGCGGCTGTCAAGAAGCCCTCATTTTGCATCGCGGACATCCTGCACGCCGGCGTCGGGGAGCCGGGGCCCGCTGCAGAGGGACTCGTGGGGGCCTCGGCCGCCCTCACCGCGCACTTGGGTTCCGTGCACCCGCACGCCTCCTTCCAAGCTGCCGCCAGATCCCCGCTGCGTCCCACCCCGGTGGTGGCGCCCTCAGAAGTGCCGACTGGCTTCCCTCAGCGGCTGTCCCCGCTCTCGGCTGCCTACCACCAGCATCTCCCGCAGCAACAACCGACGCAGCAGCAACAGTCACAGCCACAGCCTCCGCCTCCACCCCGGGCGGGCTCCCTGCAGCCACCGGCTTCAGGGACGCGGGTGGTCCCCCACCATAGCGGCTCCGCCCCTGCCCCCTCCAGCAAAGACCTCAAATTTGGAATCGACCGAATTTTGTCTGCAGAATTTGACCCAAAAGTCAAGGAAGGCAACACGTTGAGAG ATCTCACGTCGCTGCTAACTGGTGGGCGGCCTGCAGGGGTGCACCTCGCTGGCCTGCAGCCTTCGGCCGGACAGTTCTTCGCATCTCTAGATCCCATTAACGAGGCGTCTGCTATCCTCAGCCCCTTAAGCTCCAACCCAAGAAATTCTGTTCAGCATCAATTCCAAGACACGTTTCCAG GTCCCTATGCTGTGCTCACCAAGGACACCATGCCGCAGACGTACAAGCGGAAGCGCTCCTGGTCCCGCGCGGTCTTTTCCAATCTGCAAAGGAAAGGCCTGGAGAAGAGGTTTGAGATTCAGAAGTACGTGACGAAGCCAGACCGAAAGCAGCTGGCAGCGATGCTGGGACTCACCGACGCTCAG GTGAAGGTGTGGTTCCAGAACCGGAGGATGAAGTGGCGACACTCTAAGGAGGCCCAGGCGCagaaggacaaggacaaggaagTCAACGAAAAGCTTTCTGGGGGAGCCCCCGCCGAGGGCGAACTGGAAGAGAGAAGCCCCAGCCGTTCTGAAGGCGAGGCCGAGAGCGAGAGCAGTGACTCGGAGTCCCTGGACATGGCCCCCAGCGACACGGAACGGACTGAGGGGACTGAGCGGTCCCTGCACCAAACGACGGTCATCAAGGCCTCTGCCGCCGGCGCCCTTCTCACAACCAGCAGCAGTGCGAGCGGTGGCAGCTTCAGCTTCAGCAGTGTCGGCAGCCTGGGTAGCAACAACACCGGCGTGGGGAGTGCCAACAGCCTTGGCGGTAGCAGCTCAGAGCTGCTCCCCGCGCACCAGCCCTCAGTCACCAGCAATCCCCAGAGTCCAGAGCCTGCCCAAGCCCCACTTGCAGGCTTATAG